A genome region from bacterium includes the following:
- a CDS encoding O-acetyl-ADP-ribose deacetylase: MVTPNFFHSVLQLVQGDITRQQVDAIVNAANAELAGGGGVDGAIHRAGGPEIMGELSRRYTGCPTGSAVITGAGRLSAKYVIHAVGPMWFDGSQNEPELLASAYRTSLRLAADHGCRSVALPSISTGIYGFPLELAAPIALETAAAFYDQEPVFDLIRFVLFGQSALDTFQRALTALTE; encoded by the coding sequence ATGGTGACGCCGAATTTCTTCCACTCCGTCCTCCAGTTGGTTCAGGGGGATATCACCCGTCAGCAGGTGGATGCCATCGTGAACGCGGCCAACGCCGAGTTGGCCGGGGGCGGAGGCGTCGACGGGGCCATCCACCGCGCGGGCGGACCGGAGATCATGGGGGAACTCTCCCGCCGGTACACGGGATGCCCCACGGGTTCGGCGGTCATCACGGGGGCCGGGCGGCTGAGCGCGAAATACGTCATCCACGCCGTGGGCCCGATGTGGTTCGACGGCTCCCAGAACGAACCCGAGCTCCTGGCGTCGGCCTACCGGACGAGCCTCCGCCTCGCGGCCGACCACGGGTGCCGGTCGGTGGCCTTGCCCTCGATCAGCACCGGCATTTACGGCTTCCCCCTGGAGCTCGCGGCCCCGATCGCCCTCGAGACCGCCGCCGCCTTTTATGATCAAGAGCCGGTCTTTGACCTCATCCGCTTCGTTCTGTTCGGACAATCCGCCCTGGATACCTTTCAAAGGGCCCTCACCGCTTTGACAGAATGA
- a CDS encoding Xaa-Pro peptidase family protein, with translation MAAARLIIASSEQCADLYWATRFYVPDPITFIEHKGRKILIASDLEVSRAKKEADVDLVLSQSGIEKKLRRAGHKIRPGIVLDAVLRERRIKRLQVPSYFPLQQAENLRKRGYKVEVVPDPFYPDREIKSVAEKHHITAALRATEAGIQAAIDVLKKAKVKGGKIYRNGAVLTSEALRRVIELKMMDCGALGQHTIVACGKQAADPHCRGTGPLYANQTIVLDVFPKSMATGYHGDITRTVVKGRASEALKKMYAAVKKSQETGIRSIRHGVDAAHVHGEVSRVLEAAGFKTGILNGKPQGFIHSTGHGLGLDIHESPRVSRLSNRLRSGHVVTVEPGLYYEKLGGIRIEDVVYITKKGCEVLTRIPKVFEIP, from the coding sequence ATGGCCGCCGCGCGCCTGATCATCGCCAGCTCCGAGCAATGCGCCGACCTCTACTGGGCCACGCGTTTTTACGTGCCCGATCCCATCACCTTCATCGAGCACAAGGGGAGGAAGATCCTGATCGCCTCGGACCTGGAGGTCAGCCGCGCCAAGAAGGAGGCCGACGTCGACCTCGTTCTGTCCCAGTCGGGAATCGAGAAAAAACTTCGTCGAGCCGGGCATAAGATCCGGCCTGGAATCGTCCTGGACGCCGTCCTGAGGGAAAGGCGGATCAAGCGCCTCCAAGTCCCCTCCTACTTTCCATTGCAGCAGGCGGAAAACCTGAGGAAGCGCGGTTACAAAGTCGAAGTCGTTCCCGATCCATTCTACCCCGACCGGGAGATCAAGTCGGTTGCCGAGAAACACCATATCACGGCGGCGCTCCGGGCGACCGAGGCCGGCATCCAGGCCGCGATCGACGTCCTCAAAAAGGCGAAGGTCAAGGGCGGAAAGATTTACCGGAACGGTGCCGTCCTCACGAGTGAAGCCCTCCGCCGGGTCATCGAGTTGAAGATGATGGATTGCGGCGCCCTCGGCCAACACACCATCGTCGCCTGCGGCAAGCAGGCGGCCGATCCGCATTGCCGGGGAACGGGACCCCTCTACGCGAACCAGACGATCGTCCTCGACGTTTTTCCGAAATCGATGGCGACGGGCTACCATGGAGACATCACGCGCACGGTCGTCAAGGGCCGGGCCTCCGAGGCTCTCAAAAAGATGTACGCGGCGGTCAAAAAATCGCAGGAGACGGGGATCAGGTCGATCCGGCATGGCGTCGACGCGGCCCACGTCCACGGCGAAGTCAGCCGCGTTCTGGAGGCCGCGGGCTTCAAGACGGGGATCCTGAACGGCAAGCCTCAAGGATTTATCCATTCCACCGGACACGGTCTGGGTCTGGACATCCACGAATCTCCCCGCGTCAGCCGCCTCTCCAACCGGCTTCGCTCCGGCCACGTCGTCACCGTCGAGCCGGGACTGTATTATGAAAAGCTCGGCGGCATCCGGATCGAGGACGTCGTCTATATCACCAAGAAGGGTTGCGAGGTTTTGACGAGGATCCCGAAGGTTTTTGAGATCCCCTGA
- a CDS encoding valine--tRNA ligase: MSNQELPKVYEPKEVEERWLKRWLDSHLFHADVNGKGGAFSIVIPPPNVTGSLHMGHALNNTLQDILVRYKRMKGSNALWVPGTDHAGIATQNVVERELKKEGKRRQDLGREKFIERVWEWKKKYGSHIVHQLQRLGASCDWERERFTMDDGLSRAVREAFVRLYERKLIFRDLYLINWCPRCHTALSDIEVEHQETNGHLWHIRYGDNLVVATTRPETMLGDTAVAVHPEDERYRALIGKKLKLPLTDREIPVIADHRVDREFGTGAVKVTPAHDFNDFALGNEHKLPRINIFTPDAHMNENGGDYEKMERFEARKKIVADLEEKGLLVKTEPHKLSVGHCYRCRTVVEPYLSLQWFVKTKPLAERALQAVREGRTEFHPENWTKTFVNWMENIKDWCISRQIWWGHRIPAWYCDCAKDPIVAREDPIKCPKCGKAGLRQEEDVLDTWFSSGLWPFSTLGWPDKTPELEKYYPTSVLVTAHDIIFFWVARMMMFGLEMMDEVPFKDVYIHALVRDAQGQKMSKSKGNVIDPLEIMDRFGTDAFRFALAALAAQGRDIKLSEQIIEGYRNFANKVWNASRFAMMNLGGYEPLQDVLSYSPYDHWIIVKLSETADIVSKAIENYEFDVAAKSVYQFFWHDFCDWYLEFSKITLTKQVLYDVLGASVSLLHPFMPFITDEIWSLMPGNQKRPFLDQCGFPSNESVLKHTTGFSEETARLDASIVDMIIPVIEAIRSIRGENRIPSAKEMTAIIYSKKIEDRGHVESWQPIIQRLGRAKSTQVVQEPPVPKGMAHVVISEGLEVFVPLEGLVDFAAEVQRLDKEIGKLKADIERRGKRLEDQNFVSRADPEIVEEERESLREAQGKLVRLEETRRNFAS, encoded by the coding sequence ATGTCCAACCAAGAGTTGCCCAAGGTTTACGAACCCAAAGAGGTCGAGGAGCGCTGGCTGAAGAGGTGGCTCGATTCTCATCTCTTCCATGCCGACGTGAATGGAAAGGGCGGGGCGTTCTCCATCGTCATCCCGCCGCCGAACGTCACCGGCTCCCTCCACATGGGGCACGCCCTCAACAACACGCTCCAAGACATCCTGGTCCGCTATAAGAGGATGAAGGGTTCTAACGCCCTCTGGGTGCCGGGGACGGATCACGCGGGGATAGCAACCCAGAACGTCGTGGAGCGCGAACTGAAGAAGGAAGGCAAGAGGCGGCAGGACCTGGGCCGCGAGAAATTCATCGAGAGGGTCTGGGAGTGGAAGAAGAAGTACGGGAGCCATATCGTCCATCAGCTCCAGCGCCTGGGCGCCTCCTGCGATTGGGAGCGCGAGCGGTTTACGATGGACGATGGGCTCTCCCGAGCGGTGCGCGAGGCCTTCGTCCGGCTCTACGAAAGGAAGCTCATCTTCCGCGATCTCTACCTCATCAATTGGTGCCCGCGTTGCCACACGGCGCTTTCGGATATCGAGGTGGAGCATCAGGAGACGAATGGGCATTTGTGGCATATTCGGTACGGAGACAACCTCGTCGTTGCCACCACGCGGCCCGAGACGATGCTCGGGGACACCGCCGTCGCCGTCCATCCCGAGGACGAGCGCTACCGGGCGCTGATCGGCAAGAAACTGAAGCTGCCCTTGACGGACCGCGAGATCCCCGTCATCGCCGACCACCGGGTCGACCGCGAGTTCGGCACGGGCGCGGTGAAGGTCACTCCCGCGCACGACTTCAACGACTTCGCTCTCGGAAACGAGCACAAACTTCCGCGCATCAATATTTTCACGCCCGACGCCCACATGAACGAGAACGGCGGAGACTACGAGAAGATGGAGCGCTTCGAGGCGCGCAAGAAGATCGTCGCCGACCTGGAGGAGAAGGGGCTCCTGGTCAAGACCGAGCCTCACAAGCTCTCGGTCGGCCACTGCTATCGCTGCCGCACGGTCGTCGAGCCGTATCTCTCGCTCCAGTGGTTCGTGAAGACGAAGCCCCTTGCCGAAAGGGCCCTCCAGGCGGTCCGGGAGGGAAGGACGGAGTTCCATCCCGAGAACTGGACGAAGACCTTCGTCAACTGGATGGAGAACATCAAGGATTGGTGCATCAGCCGCCAGATCTGGTGGGGGCACCGGATTCCGGCCTGGTACTGCGATTGCGCCAAGGACCCGATTGTCGCGCGCGAGGACCCGATAAAGTGCCCCAAGTGCGGGAAGGCCGGACTGCGCCAGGAAGAAGACGTCCTCGACACCTGGTTCTCCTCCGGCCTCTGGCCCTTTTCGACTCTGGGCTGGCCGGACAAGACACCGGAGCTTGAAAAATATTATCCCACGTCGGTCCTGGTCACCGCCCACGACATCATCTTCTTTTGGGTGGCGCGCATGATGATGTTCGGCCTGGAGATGATGGACGAGGTCCCGTTCAAGGACGTCTACATACACGCCCTGGTGCGGGACGCCCAGGGTCAGAAGATGAGCAAATCGAAGGGGAACGTGATCGATCCCCTGGAGATCATGGACCGGTTCGGGACCGACGCCTTCCGGTTCGCGCTCGCCGCGCTGGCGGCGCAGGGGCGGGACATCAAACTTTCCGAGCAGATCATCGAAGGTTACCGGAACTTCGCGAACAAGGTCTGGAACGCCTCGCGGTTTGCGATGATGAACCTGGGCGGATACGAACCCCTGCAGGATGTCTTGTCGTATTCACCCTATGATCATTGGATTATTGTTAAATTGAGTGAAACAGCCGACATCGTTTCAAAGGCGATTGAGAATTACGAGTTTGATGTGGCGGCGAAATCCGTCTACCAATTCTTCTGGCACGACTTCTGCGACTGGTACCTGGAGTTCAGCAAGATCACTCTGACCAAGCAGGTCTTATATGATGTCTTGGGTGCCAGCGTGTCGCTCCTACACCCCTTCATGCCCTTTATTACGGACGAAATTTGGTCTTTGATGCCAGGCAATCAAAAAAGGCCATTTCTGGATCAATGCGGATTCCCAAGCAATGAAAGTGTTCTAAAGCATACAACCGGATTCTCGGAGGAAACTGCCCGATTGGACGCGAGTATCGTCGACATGATCATACCAGTCATAGAAGCGATTCGATCTATTCGAGGAGAAAACCGCATCCCTTCCGCCAAGGAAATGACGGCGATCATTTACTCGAAGAAGATTGAAGACCGAGGTCATGTTGAAAGCTGGCAGCCAATCATCCAACGCCTTGGGCGAGCCAAATCAACACAGGTCGTACAAGAGCCCCCTGTGCCGAAGGGGATGGCTCACGTGGTCATCTCCGAAGGCCTCGAGGTCTTCGTGCCCCTCGAAGGGCTGGTCGATTTCGCCGCCGAGGTTCAGAGGCTCGACAAGGAGATCGGAAAACTCAAGGCCGACATCGAGCGACGCGGCAAGCGCCTGGAAGATCAGAACTTCGTCAGCCGCGCCGACCCGGAGATCGTCGAAGAGGAGCGGGAGTCCCTCCGCGAGGCTCAAGGCAAGCTCGTCCGGTTGGAAGAAACGCGCCGGAATTTTGCCTCTTAG